CTAAAACATGAAGAGATTGCCATGGCTGGGCTAGGAGATTTTAGAGAAGCTTATTCTGTGGAGCGACGTGAGCCTGAAATTCATACTATTTTATTTACTTTGGAAGGAGGAGGCTGTCTTTATACTCGCCATGGGGTGCATGCGATTCAGCCTAATAGTGTGACGGTTTTACCTCAGGGCCTACCATTTCGTTTTGAGCTGGGTGAGCATGCTTATTGGAAAATGGCTTGGGTTTTATTACCCCCTAGTGGCAAGTGGCAGACCATTGCACTCAGTGAACAAAGAGTGGAGAGCAGTCATTTGGCTGAATCGGTTTGGTCATTATTGAATTTAACTCAAAACGAAATTCATGGCCGGGCGACGTTTCGTCAATTATTGTTAAGTGAGTTGAGCCGGATTTTGATGGGCTCGACTGAAGATAACCCAAGCAGTGCGGCGATGAGAGTGCACCGTGTGTTTACCCAAGTCGAAGCGCAGTTACATTTACCTTGGAGCGTAAAGGAAATCGCTCAACGTAGCTTTTTAAGTGAAGAGCAACTAAATCGTCTTTCAAAACAACTTTATCAATGCTCTCCAAGCCAAAAGTTAATCCAATTGAGAATGGAAAAGGCTTGTGACCTGCTTCATCATCGAGATTGGAGCATTACCATGATCGCCCATCGTTTAGGGTATCCCGACCCGTATAACTTTACGCACCGCTTTCGTCGAGTCTATGGCATCTCCCCGCGAGAATATCGCAAAAGTTGTTGCTATTCCCAAGAGTAGAGACGCATCTCAGTTGTATAAAAAAGGCGCAAGATTTTGTTACCTAACTCACTTTCGCAATAAATAGTTAGTGCATAACGTTATGCTTTCATTAATCTAACATTAGTAACAAAATAATAATTTCACTCAAATCTGGTCGTATTGAGTCATTATCGTAGTGATATTGGCATCCTTTCATATTCATTTGGCCTTCTATTGCTGCGGTTTTCTAATAATTAAATGACGAGAAATAGAAGGAGCTATTTATGAATGCCCTCATATTAATGGTGGTAGGACTGGCGGCCATGTTCACCGGATATCGGTTTTACTCCCTTTACATAGCCAAACACATTTTAAAGCTATCCGATGATTTCAAAACCCCAGCCCATGAATTTCAAGATGGGGTGGATTATGTTCCGACCAATAAATACGTTCTTTGGGGGCATCACTTTACTTCTGTTGCTGGCGCAGCCCCCATTGTTGGACCTGCGATCGCGGTAATTTGGGGCTGGCTACCGGCCTTTATTTGGGTGGTATTGGGAACGGTTTTCCTCGCGGGGGTACATGATATGGCCGCCATTTGGGCGAGTGTGCGTAACCGTGGTCAATCTATGGGGGCGGTTGCCGGAGCCGTGGTTGGACATCGGGCGAAATCGGTACTCATGATCGTTGTATTCTTGCTACTGATGATGGTTAATACCGCCTTTGGTGTGGTGATTGCGGGGCTTATGATCTCTAATCCTACCGCGGTGATCCCGGTTTGGGGAGCGTTAGTGGTGGCAGCGGTCATTGGGCAATGTATCTATCGTTATAAAATGTCACTGGTGTGGGTGTCGATTGTTGGCGTGTTGGCGTTATATAGTTTGATCTATGTGGGCACTTTAATGCCGATCGTGATCCCTGATGGTGCCTTCTTTGGATTACCTGCCAAAACGACGTGGATCCTAATCCTTTACGCTTATGCCTTTATCGCTTCAATGTTGCCAGTCTGGGTACTGTTACAGCCTCGTGATTATATTAACGGATTGCAGTTATTCATTGGCTTAGCCATTTTGTACGCATCGGTCTTGATGCTGCAACCTGAAATGGTCGCCCCAATGCTCAATGATGACGTGCCTGCCGATACTCCATCCATCATTCCATTGTTGTTTGTGACCATTGCTTGTGGGGCGATTTCGGGCTTCCATGGCTTGGTTTCTTCCGGGACGACTTCAAAACAAATTGATAAAGAAAAAGACGTGCGCTTTGTGGGTTATTTTGGTGCGTTAGGCGAAGGGATGTTGGCATTAGCGACCATTATTGCCGTGTGTGCGGGCTTTTCTTCACTCGATGCATGGAAAGAAATCTATCAAAGTTATGGACAAGGTGGTGCTGGTGCCTTTGTGCAAGGTGGAGCGACAATTGTCAATTTAGGTGTGGGCATTTCGCCAACGATTTCTCAAACCATTTTAGCGGTGATGGTGGCATTATTTGCCGGAACCACGATGGATACTGGCGTACGCTTGTTGCGTTATATCTTCCAAGAATGGGGTGAGATGTACAATATTCAGCCGATGAAAAAAGGCTTGTTTGCCACCAGTTTTGCGGTTTTAGCCTGTTTGTTATTAACCTTTGGACAAGGCTCTGACGGTTCTGGTGGTTTATTGATTTGGCCATTATTTGGAACCACAAACCAATTAATGGCTGGCCTTACTTTATTGATTATTTCAGTGATGCTATTGAAAAAAGGCCGCGCAGTGTATTACACCTTGATTCCGATGGTGTTCTTATTATTCATGACGCTTATTGCCTTAATCGTTAACTTGAAAGCTTTTTATCTGAAAGGCGATTATTTACTACTTGGGCTCGATATCATTATTTTAGTCGCGACCATTTTAGTTTGCCTGGAATGCTTTAAAGCACTCAAAGAGAACTGGGGTAATAAAGCAGTGAAAGAAGAGTCGTAATATGGATTGGAAAGAGCGATTTGATGCTTTTTCAAAGGGGCTTGATGAGTTTTATCATGCCCCTTACCGACGAAGCTTAACTCGAGCCTATAAGGATGAAGAAGATTTTTTCATGCTGCTGATTTTTGCCGAAAGCTTAGGCTTAGATAATCCAGTCAGCTTTTATACTTTGGAATTACAGCCTTTCTTTTTGGAAGCTTTCCATGAGTGGCATATCCGTATGGGAATGGAAAAATCACCGATCGATCATTTTGGATGCTGTTGATGAGGCTCTATGAAGGTACTCGCTTAATAATAAAGGAAGGTGTTGATGTTAGACACGTTATCCACTAAAAAAGTCATTTTTGTTGGCGGTAAAGGCGGGGTTGGGAAAACGACGACCGCTGCCAGTTTAGCGCACAAACTTGCACTTGATGGTAAAAAAGTCTTAGTGATTTCGACCGACCCGGCTCACAGCTTAGGGGATGCTTTAGGGCGAAAACTCAATGGTGAAATTCATCGGGTCGCGCCCAATTTATCGGCGTTAGAACTGGATATTGAAGCTATAAGTGAGCGACATTTTGATCGTATTGCTCATCAAGTAGCGCAATACACAAAGCCGGATATGCGGCCTAAAATGCAGCAACAATTAGAGCTTGCTAAAGATGCCCCAGGAGGCCAAGAAGCCGCTTTACTGGAAACCATGTGTGATTACCTGATGCGCTTTGAAGAGCTAGGTTATGATCATTTGATATTTGATACTGCACCAACCGGGCACACCTTACGCTTGTTGGTATTACCTGAAATGATGTCGGCGTGGACCGATGGATTGATTGCTCAACAAAAGAAACAGCATAAGCACAAAGAAGCGGCGCAAAGTTTCTGGCAACGAGCGGATAACCAAACTGCAAATCCGTTTAATCAAGAGAAGCAAGCCCCGTGGCAACAAGCTTTAAGACAGTTAGAAAAAAGAAAACACCTCTTTAAACATGCTCGTGATCGGATCCATGATGAACATTTTACTGCGATTGTGTTAGTGATGATCCCTGAAAAATTACCTTTATATGAAACGGTTCGTACTTTAGAGCAGTTTGAAAAAGTGAATCTCAATTGTGCGGGGGTGGTAGTGAATCAAGTGATTGATGAGCAGTTATGTGAACACCCATTTTGGTTACAGCGTTATCAATTACAACAAGAAGTGTTGGTGGAAATAGAGCGCAATATTCATGTACCGAAATACCGCATTTATCTACAATCAGAGCATATTGTAGGGGAAGAAAAACTGCAGAAGTTTTTGGCTCTATCTTAATATTGATATCTGGTATTCTTAATAAAATAAAAGCGCCTTATTCGGCGCTTTTATTTTATTATCTAGAAACTAGAAACTAGAAACTAGAAACTAGAAACTAGAAACTAGAAACTAGAAACTAGAAACTAGTAATGATATGGGAACTTAGAGAAATCTTTTGGGCGTTTTTCTAAGAATGAATCACGACCTTCTTGTGCTTCATCTGTACCATAAGCTAAGCGTGTGGCTTCACCAGCAAAGATTTGTTGGCCAACCATGCCATCATCGGTGAGATTCAAACCAAACTTCATCATGCGTAACGCAGTTGGTGATTTTTGACAGATGATTTTACCCCATTCGAGCGCTTCTTTTTCAAGCTCGGCGTGTGGGACGACTTTGTTAACCATACCCATTTCAAATGCATCTTGTGCGCTGTAATCTAAGCCTAAGAAGAAAATTTCACGGGCTTTTTTCTGGCCTACCATTTTGGCAAGATAAGCA
This Vibrio aphrogenes DNA region includes the following protein-coding sequences:
- a CDS encoding helix-turn-helix transcriptional regulator; its protein translation is MFKTPKNLCKSVKTEALFNRQWQDEVYLASACKERFMVLSEIPELKHEEIAMAGLGDFREAYSVERREPEIHTILFTLEGGGCLYTRHGVHAIQPNSVTVLPQGLPFRFELGEHAYWKMAWVLLPPSGKWQTIALSEQRVESSHLAESVWSLLNLTQNEIHGRATFRQLLLSELSRILMGSTEDNPSSAAMRVHRVFTQVEAQLHLPWSVKEIAQRSFLSEEQLNRLSKQLYQCSPSQKLIQLRMEKACDLLHHRDWSITMIAHRLGYPDPYNFTHRFRRVYGISPREYRKSCCYSQE
- a CDS encoding carbon starvation CstA family protein, with amino-acid sequence MNALILMVVGLAAMFTGYRFYSLYIAKHILKLSDDFKTPAHEFQDGVDYVPTNKYVLWGHHFTSVAGAAPIVGPAIAVIWGWLPAFIWVVLGTVFLAGVHDMAAIWASVRNRGQSMGAVAGAVVGHRAKSVLMIVVFLLLMMVNTAFGVVIAGLMISNPTAVIPVWGALVVAAVIGQCIYRYKMSLVWVSIVGVLALYSLIYVGTLMPIVIPDGAFFGLPAKTTWILILYAYAFIASMLPVWVLLQPRDYINGLQLFIGLAILYASVLMLQPEMVAPMLNDDVPADTPSIIPLLFVTIACGAISGFHGLVSSGTTSKQIDKEKDVRFVGYFGALGEGMLALATIIAVCAGFSSLDAWKEIYQSYGQGGAGAFVQGGATIVNLGVGISPTISQTILAVMVALFAGTTMDTGVRLLRYIFQEWGEMYNIQPMKKGLFATSFAVLACLLLTFGQGSDGSGGLLIWPLFGTTNQLMAGLTLLIISVMLLKKGRAVYYTLIPMVFLLFMTLIALIVNLKAFYLKGDYLLLGLDIIILVATILVCLECFKALKENWGNKAVKEES
- a CDS encoding cory-CC-star protein — translated: MDWKERFDAFSKGLDEFYHAPYRRSLTRAYKDEEDFFMLLIFAESLGLDNPVSFYTLELQPFFLEAFHEWHIRMGMEKSPIDHFGCC
- a CDS encoding ArsA family ATPase; its protein translation is MLDTLSTKKVIFVGGKGGVGKTTTAASLAHKLALDGKKVLVISTDPAHSLGDALGRKLNGEIHRVAPNLSALELDIEAISERHFDRIAHQVAQYTKPDMRPKMQQQLELAKDAPGGQEAALLETMCDYLMRFEELGYDHLIFDTAPTGHTLRLLVLPEMMSAWTDGLIAQQKKQHKHKEAAQSFWQRADNQTANPFNQEKQAPWQQALRQLEKRKHLFKHARDRIHDEHFTAIVLVMIPEKLPLYETVRTLEQFEKVNLNCAGVVVNQVIDEQLCEHPFWLQRYQLQQEVLVEIERNIHVPKYRIYLQSEHIVGEEKLQKFLALS